GAAATAGGTCCTAGTAGCGCACTTGCTAATGTAGGCGGTATCCAAATAAGAGGATTTTTTATTATATTAGGTATCTGAAGCATCGATGTCCCTAATCCCTGAGAAATTAACCCACCTACTTTGTTTTCTTTATAAGACATAACTGCAAAACCAATCATCTGGCAGCAACAGCCAGTAAGCGCAGCCCCCGCTGCCAAGCCTTCTAATCCTAACGCAATAGACAGTGCCGCTGAGCTTATCGGAAGAGTTAGAATCATACCCATAAATACTGCAAGTACTATTCCCATAGGTATAGGCTGAAGCTCGGTTGCTCTATTTAGCAAAGACCCTATCGCCTTCATCATCATAGCTACAAAAGGTGCTATAAATATCCCTGCCAAGCTCCCTACTATAATAGTTATAGCTGGTACTAGCACTATGTCAACTTTTGTTTTTCCTGTAATTCTTTTTCCTATTTCTGCTCCTATAAGAGCTGCTACAAATGCCCCCATAGGCTCACCTATTCCTATAGTCGCGACTCCCTCTACGAACTTTACAGTGCCTGCTCCCATTGCTCCAGTTACAAGTGAAGCAAAAATCACAAGAGGCCCTGCACCTATGGCATGAGCTACTGCTGCTCCAATAGCTGGTCCCATCATAAACTGTGCAGTTCTACCGAATAAAGATAGCTGCTCTATAGAGCTTAAATCTCCTATTTGTTTGAGTATAAGTCCAATAATAAGCGATGAAAACAATCCTAGAGCCATTCCGTTGAGGGTTTTAATCAAATAATTTTTCACACTATACACCTCTTTTCATATGTAAAACACCTGTCTTGTCAGCTACTAAACAAGTATACTATTTTATTGCTCTGCAATCAAGTATCCTTTTTCATCTAGCTCTTTTAAGATGTCTGTCATATCATCTTTTTTATTTACTTCTATAGTGTGAAAATGAACTCCATCAGTTATTGCCGACAATGGCTTTGAGTTTCCAGTTGAGAGCTTTGCAATAAAATTTTTAAGCTCCTTTCTAGATGAAATACCTAAATCAACTCTAATATCGCCGTATATATCATGCTCTATAATTACATCTAATATCTTTCCGCCATTATCAATAATTATTTTTAGCTCTTCCTCTAAATCTTCCAAGGTATCATGCTTTGACGCAATTACCTTTCTATAGCCTTCTTCATTTATTTTTGAAATGATATAGCCCTGAGGGGTAGCAAGTATTGGAATACCTTTAGCCCTTAGTATTGCAATATCTTGAACTATTACTTGTCTGCTAACTTTAAATTCCTTAGCTAGCTCTGAGCCACTTAAATAAATGTCGCTATCTACTAATCTTTTTTCTATCTCCAGTCTTCTTTTTGTTGCTTCCATTTTTATCATCTCCTGCAGTTAAACTTATTCGGAATATATCTTTAATTTTGATTTCAATTATATCACAATTTGCACTTTTAACTATCCAAGCTATTCTATATTAGTATTTTTATAGTATAATGAAGGCTACGATGAAACCTACATTGTTTTTGATTTTATTCACCATTCATTTTATTTTTAAAGGAGTAGTAATTATGTTAAAAAAATATATTATAATAACTTCAGTTATATTTTCTTGTTTGTTTGGACTAAATCCTAGCTATGCACAGTCTCCAATCGTAGATGTAAATTTTAAAGTCAATGATATTTACGAGGATGAGGAAAGTGTAATAATTCAAGCTATAGTTTACAACCTAGGCAATACAAATATAAATGGGTTTAATGATATCGATGTAGTTTTGAAAAGTATGAATGATGAGCTAATTGCTCAAGGAACTTTTGAGATAGATGATTTAAAAGCTATAAGCTTTGAACCAGGAGAATCTTTTTTCTTTACTGGTGCTATGAACAAAACAGCTCCTGTCACTTATCCCTATAAATATGTAGCAGAATCTAGTGTCAATTGGAACAATATAACAGAGCTTTCAGATGATATCAAACTTTATATCAATAGCGAGCAAATAGTTTTGGAACAAAAACCTGTAATAATAAACAATAGAATGTTAGTTCCTATTTCAACAATAGCTTCGAATTTTGATTATGAAGTAAACTGGAATCAAGCAGAAAAATCTGTTACCTTGGCACGCGGCCCAAAATCAGTAAAGCTTACAATAAATAGTGCTGTTGCAAGTGTTGATAGCGAGAATGTAAGTATAGATACAGCTCCTATAATATTAAATAATAGAACTATGGTTCCTATTTCATTTATAGTGGATGCCTTTGGCGCAGATTATGCCTGGGGTGCTCAAACAAAAATTTTATCCATTTATTATTAAATACATTATAATTAGAGTATAATTTATTTTTTTATAACTAGGAGGAGTTTATGACCTATAACAGACTGATACCTGAAATCACTGTAACATCTATTAAAGAAAGCCTTTCTTTTTACTGTGATGTTTTAGGCTTTGAAAAAACTTACGAAGGCGAGGATAAGGATTTTTCTTTTATTTCATTTTATGGCTCTCAGCTTTTACTTCAAGAAAATTCTAATGAAGCATGGAAGAAATATGAGCTAGAATATCCTTTTGGAAGAGGCGTTAACTTTTCTATAGAAACTGATGACATCGATAAACTAGTTTCTAATTTGGAAAAAGCTAATATCAGCTTGCTTTGTCCTTTAGAAGAACGCTGGTATAAAAAAGACGATATGGAGCATGGAGAAAAGCACTTTATAGTTATGGATCCCGATGGCTATATATTAAGATTTATGCAAGATTTAGGTCAAAAAACTATCTAAATCTAGACTAATAAACAATAAAAAACCAAGATGTGATGGAATCAAAAAGAACCGTCCCTCTTGGTTTTTTTGTACTATAGGTTACATTTTAAAGTTATGCTTCTCTTAAAATATTCAAGTCTTCTCCTGCCATTATTTTGTTCATTGTTCTCATCGCGCACATTTTTCCGCACATTGTACAAGTATCTTCATTTTCAGGCATTGATTCCTTGCGATATCTTCTTGCTTTTTCTTCATCCATAGATAGCTTGAACATGGTTTCCCAGTCTATATCAGCTCTAGCCTTACTCATTTTGTTATCCCATTCTCTTGCTTTTGGAATTTTTTTAGCTATATCAGCAGCATGAGCAGCTATTCTTGATGCTATTATTCCTTCCTTCATGTCTTCTAGGTTAGGAAGTCTAAGATGCTCTGCTGGAGTAACATAGCATAGAAAATCCGCTCCATAGGTAGCTGCTATTGCTCCACCTATTGCTGAAGTGATATGGTCATATCCAGGGGCTACATCAGTAACTATAGGTCCAAGTACATAAAATGGTGCATTGTGGCAAAGTCTTTTTTGAAGTAGCATATTTGCTTGAATCTCATCTATAGCCATATGACCTGGTCCTTCGATTATAATCTGTACGTTTTTCTCCCAAGCACGCTTAGTAAGCTCTCCTAGTGTGATTAATTCTTTTATCTGGCAAGCATCAGATGCATCATTTATACTTCCTGGTCTAAGAGCATCACCTAGGCTAAGGGTTACATCATACTCGGCGCATATATCTAGTAGCTCATCATAGTATTCAAAAAATGGGTTTTCTGCATTGTTTAGCTGCATCCATGCATACATTAAAGAGCCCCCTCTAGATACTATGTTAGTAAGTCTTTTATTTCTTTTGAAAACCTCAGCTGTTTCTTTGTTTATGCCTGCATGGATAGTCATAAAATCTACGCCATCGATTGCATGCTTTCTTACTACATCCAGAAACTCTTTTGCTGTGATATCCTTAAGCTCTTTGTCATAAAATCCAACAGCATCATATATAGGCACAGTTCCTATCATAGCAGATGACATTTCAACTAGTCTTTTTCTAAATTCTTCTGTTTTTCCAAATGAGCTAAGGTCCATGATGGCTTCAGCTTTCATCTCTATAGCTTTTTTTACTTTTTCTAGCTCTGGTTCAATGTCTGGGCAGTCCTTTGATATACCTAAATTCACATTAATTTTTGTACTTAGCCCTTGACCTACTCCTTTAGGACTTAGGCTTTTATGATTTTTATTTGCAGGGATTGCTATACTTCCATTTGCAACTCTTTCCATAAGTACATTGATATCCATGTATTCTTCTTTTGCTACTATTTCCATTTCTTTAGTTACAATGCCTTTTCTTGCTGCATCCATTTGAGTTGAATAATTCATAATAGTAATCTCCTTTTTATTTTTTAAATTTTTAATAGATTATCAACTGATTGTCTTAAATTTTTTGTAGCATTTAGGCAGTCTGCTTGCCCTAATATTGCTGATACTACACAAATACCATCTAGTCCAAGATTGTTTAGCTTTGAAATGTTTTCCTGATTTATTCCGCCTATCCCAAGCACTGGAATATTAATTTTACTGCATATATCAGAAATATCTAAAAGTCCAAGCTCACTAGCATCAGCTTTAGTTGAGGTTGGAAAAATTGCTCCCACTCCTATATAATCAGCTTCACTCTCTATTGCTTTTGTAGCTTGACTTAAGGTCTTTGCAGAAACTCCTAAAATTTTATCTTTTCCTATAAGTTTTCTAACAAGCTGAGCATCTAAATCATCTTGTCCCACATGTACTCCCTCAGCATCTAGGGCTAGAGCTATATCTACTCTGTCGTTGATAATGAGAGGAATATTATGACTTCTAGTGATTTCTTTTAGCTTTAATCCTATTTGATAAAATTCTCTGCTAGATGCTGTTTTTTCTCTTAGCTGAACTACAGTCACACCGCCTTTTATGGCTTCTTCAACACTATGAAATAAGTCTTTCCCTGAAAGGCAAAGTCTATCTGTAACTAAATATAGTGAGTAGTCAGTTTTTTTTCTAAGCTCTGATTTTTTCATTTTCCAAAGCCTCCATATACAGATTAATTTTATTGGCATCCATAGTATGTACGTAGTCAAATAATCTAGTTCTAAAGGTTCCTATTCCTTCGTTGTTCTTAAGACTGCATTCTGCTAGTTCTCCAGCTATTCCTATTACTGTAAGAGCTGAAGCTGCAGCCAAAAATGGCTCTACTCCTGATGCACAAAAACTTCCTGTTAATGAGCTAGCCATGCATCCTGTTCCTGTGACTTGCTTCATCATTTTGGTTCCATTTTTTAATCTTAGCTCTCTAACCTCATCTATTACGATATCTACAGCTCCAGTTATAGCTACTGTGCAAGGTTTAAATCCAATGAGTTCTTTTGCACAGGATATAGCTACATCTGATTCACTAGATGAGTCTACTCCTTTTGTATTTCCTGTAAGTCCGGACATTGCCATTATTTCTGAAGCATTTCCTCTTATCACTGAAATATTTAATTCTTCAAATAATCTTTGCGCCCACATAGTTCTATAACTTGTGGCTCCTGCTCCTACAGGGTCTAATACTATAGGTATTCCAATTTTATTTGCTTCTTTTCCTGCAATTAGCATAGACTCTACTGTTCTAGCATTTAGGGTTCCTATGTTTAGCACTAGAGCTTTTGCTAAGTTTACCATTTCCTTTACTTCATTTTCATCATCAGCCATAACTGGGGATGCTCCTATAGCTAGGGTGATATTGGCACAGTCATTTATAGTTACACTATTTGTAATATGATGCACTAGCGGACTAATATCTCTAAGTTTATGAAGCGAACTTATAACTTTATCTTTCATCATAAATCTCCTTTCTTACTAACTTTTAGCTTTTTGCTATCTAATAAGTCTGTACAAGTGGTTTGTGGGACCATTTCCACTTCCTATATCCAAACTATTTCTTATAGCTCCTGTGATGTATTCCTTTGCATCAAATACTGCTTGCTCTACAGATAATCCAAGAGCTAGATTAGATGCTATAGCAGATGAAAGAGTACATCCTGTACCATGGGTATTATTTGTATTAATTTTTGGAGCATCATACCATCTGAATTTATCTTCATAGGCCAGTAAATCTGCCGCATCATCCACTAGATGCCCTCCTTTAATAAGTACAGCCGAGGATGTTAGTTTCCTAAATGCATGAACTGACTTTTCCATATCATCTTTTGATTTTATTTCTAAGCCATCTAATATAGCAGACGCCTCATGAAGATTTGGTGTAATTACATCAGCTAGAGGTAAAAGTTCTTGAATCAGAGCTTCTTTTGCATCCTTTTCAAGTAAATCAAATCCAGTAGTAGATATCATGACAGGATCTAAGACAATATTTTTAAACTTATAGCGCTTTATTAGCTCTGCTA
The sequence above is a segment of the Acetoanaerobium noterae genome. Coding sequences within it:
- the thiE gene encoding thiamine phosphate synthase — encoded protein: MKKSELRKKTDYSLYLVTDRLCLSGKDLFHSVEEAIKGGVTVVQLREKTASSREFYQIGLKLKEITRSHNIPLIINDRVDIALALDAEGVHVGQDDLDAQLVRKLIGKDKILGVSAKTLSQATKAIESEADYIGVGAIFPTSTKADASELGLLDISDICSKINIPVLGIGGINQENISKLNNLGLDGICVVSAILGQADCLNATKNLRQSVDNLLKI
- the thiM gene encoding hydroxyethylthiazole kinase; protein product: MKDKVISSLHKLRDISPLVHHITNSVTINDCANITLAIGASPVMADDENEVKEMVNLAKALVLNIGTLNARTVESMLIAGKEANKIGIPIVLDPVGAGATSYRTMWAQRLFEELNISVIRGNASEIMAMSGLTGNTKGVDSSSESDVAISCAKELIGFKPCTVAITGAVDIVIDEVRELRLKNGTKMMKQVTGTGCMASSLTGSFCASGVEPFLAAASALTVIGIAGELAECSLKNNEGIGTFRTRLFDYVHTMDANKINLYMEALENEKIRA
- a CDS encoding bleomycin resistance protein; the encoded protein is MTYNRLIPEITVTSIKESLSFYCDVLGFEKTYEGEDKDFSFISFYGSQLLLQENSNEAWKKYELEYPFGRGVNFSIETDDIDKLVSNLEKANISLLCPLEERWYKKDDMEHGEKHFIVMDPDGYILRFMQDLGQKTI
- the thiD gene encoding bifunctional hydroxymethylpyrimidine kinase/phosphomethylpyrimidine kinase, whose amino-acid sequence is MKKVLTIAGSDSSGGAGIQADLKTFCAHKVYGMSIITAVTAQNTLGVSHIETLSSLSVRKQIEAVAEDIDIDAVKIGMLSNAEIILTVAELIKRYKFKNIVLDPVMISTTGFDLLEKDAKEALIQELLPLADVITPNLHEASAILDGLEIKSKDDMEKSVHAFRKLTSSAVLIKGGHLVDDAADLLAYEDKFRWYDAPKINTNNTHGTGCTLSSAIASNLALGLSVEQAVFDAKEYITGAIRNSLDIGSGNGPTNHLYRLIR
- the thiC gene encoding phosphomethylpyrimidine synthase ThiC — encoded protein: MNYSTQMDAARKGIVTKEMEIVAKEEYMDINVLMERVANGSIAIPANKNHKSLSPKGVGQGLSTKINVNLGISKDCPDIEPELEKVKKAIEMKAEAIMDLSSFGKTEEFRKRLVEMSSAMIGTVPIYDAVGFYDKELKDITAKEFLDVVRKHAIDGVDFMTIHAGINKETAEVFKRNKRLTNIVSRGGSLMYAWMQLNNAENPFFEYYDELLDICAEYDVTLSLGDALRPGSINDASDACQIKELITLGELTKRAWEKNVQIIIEGPGHMAIDEIQANMLLQKRLCHNAPFYVLGPIVTDVAPGYDHITSAIGGAIAATYGADFLCYVTPAEHLRLPNLEDMKEGIIASRIAAHAADIAKKIPKAREWDNKMSKARADIDWETMFKLSMDEEKARRYRKESMPENEDTCTMCGKMCAMRTMNKIMAGEDLNILREA
- a CDS encoding PTS transporter subunit IIC; its protein translation is MKNYLIKTLNGMALGLFSSLIIGLILKQIGDLSSIEQLSLFGRTAQFMMGPAIGAAVAHAIGAGPLVIFASLVTGAMGAGTVKFVEGVATIGIGEPMGAFVAALIGAEIGKRITGKTKVDIVLVPAITIIVGSLAGIFIAPFVAMMMKAIGSLLNRATELQPIPMGIVLAVFMGMILTLPISSAALSIALGLEGLAAGAALTGCCCQMIGFAVMSYKENKVGGLISQGLGTSMLQIPNIIKNPLIWIPPTLASALLGPISTTVFKMKADSVGAGMGTSGLVGQFSTYSVMGNEAFIGIALLHFLLPAVLSYAISMYMRKKGYIKENDLLLQNK
- a CDS encoding stalk domain-containing protein encodes the protein MLKKYIIITSVIFSCLFGLNPSYAQSPIVDVNFKVNDIYEDEESVIIQAIVYNLGNTNINGFNDIDVVLKSMNDELIAQGTFEIDDLKAISFEPGESFFFTGAMNKTAPVTYPYKYVAESSVNWNNITELSDDIKLYINSEQIVLEQKPVIINNRMLVPISTIASNFDYEVNWNQAEKSVTLARGPKSVKLTINSAVASVDSENVSIDTAPIILNNRTMVPISFIVDAFGADYAWGAQTKILSIYY
- a CDS encoding transcription repressor NadR, which translates into the protein MEATKRRLEIEKRLVDSDIYLSGSELAKEFKVSRQVIVQDIAILRAKGIPILATPQGYIISKINEEGYRKVIASKHDTLEDLEEELKIIIDNGGKILDVIIEHDIYGDIRVDLGISSRKELKNFIAKLSTGNSKPLSAITDGVHFHTIEVNKKDDMTDILKELDEKGYLIAEQ